The Rhodanobacteraceae bacterium DNA segment GAAACACACTGGCCGCCAGCGCGCCGTCGACATCGGCCTGCTCGAAGACCTCGGCGAAGTGTGACATCGCCCCGGCACCGCCAGAGGCAATCAACGGCACCTGGCAGATGCCCCGCACGGCTTTGAGCTGCGGCAGGTCGTAGCCCTGGCGGACACCGTCGACATTCATGCAGTTGAGCACGATCTCCCCGGCGCCACGCTGTTGTACTTCGCGCACCCAGTCCAGCGTCCGCCGCGCCAGCTCGCGCATCTTGCTGGGATCACCGGTGTACTGGTTGACCCGCCATTCACCATCGACCTCGCGCGAATCGATGCCGACGACAATGCACTGAGCACCAAATTCGGCCGAGAGCGCGTCGATCAGTTCCGGTGATTCCAGCGCCGGCGAATTCACCGAAATCTTGTCGGCGCCGGCGTAGAGCACCGCCCGGGCGTCGGCAACGCTGCGGATGCCACCGGCCACGCAGAAGGGGATGTCGATGCTGCGGGCCACCCGCTGCACCCATTCGCGATCGACACTGCGTCCCTCGGGGCTGGCGGTGATGTCGTAGAACACCAGTTCATCGGCGCCGTCATCGCGGTAGCGCATGGCCAGATCGAGGATCTCCCCCATCACCACGTGATCGCGGAAACGCACGCCCTTGACCACCTGACCATCGCGCACGTCCAGGCATGGAATCAGTCGGCGGGCGATCATGCCAGTGCCTCGGTCAGGCTGAAGCGCCCATCCAGCAGCGCCTTGCCGATAACCACTCCGGCGACACCGACCTGGCGCAGCTCGGCGAGATCGTCGAGGCCCTGCACACCTCCCGAGGCGAGGATGGCCGCCTGCGGCGCCAGTGCGCGCAGATGCCGATAGAGCGCCACGTTCGGGCCAGCCAGCATGCCGTCGCGGTCGATGTCGGTGACCAGAAAGTGCGCGAATCCGTCGTCGGCGAAGTCCTGCAGCATCTGGTCCAGGGCCACACTCTCCAGCGTGCGCCAGCCGGCGGTGGCAATGCGGAAGACCTGGTGCTCGTCCACCCGCGCGTCCAGCGCCAGGGTCAGACTGTCGGCGCCGTAACGCACCCGCAGCGCCCGCGCTGCCTGCGGATCACGCACTGCAAAGCTGCCGACTACCACCCGCGAGACCCCGGCATCGACGAAGCGGATGAAGTCCGCTTCGCTGCGTACACCGCCGCCAGCCTGCACCCTGATCGGCACCTGATTGGCAATGGTCTCGATGGCCGCAAGATTGGCGCTGTCGCCGGATCTGGCACCATCCAGATCCACCACATGCAACCATTCGGCACCGGCCTCCGCATAGGAGCGTGCCAGGGCCAGTGGATCCAGTTCATAGCGCTGTTCGCGGTCGTAATCGCCCTTCTGCAGGCGCACCACCCGGCCGCCGCGCAGATCAATGGCTGGGTAGATCTTCATCGGTACTGAGATTCCACGTCCAGGGAAAGGAAATTTCGCAACAGGCGCGCCCCGACTGCCGCCGAGCGCTCGGGATGAAACTGTGCGCCCATGAAATTGCCACGGGCGACGATGGCCGAAAACTCGACGCCGTGCTGACAGGCCATCAGCGTGTGCTCGCCCTCGGCCACGGCAAAGCTGTGCACGAAATAGGCGTAGTCGCGCTGATCCAGTCCGGCGACCAGCGGGTGCGCCCGTCGCGGCAGCAGATTGTTCCAACCCATGTGCGGAATGCGGATACCGGGGCTGGCCGGCAGACGGTCCACCCGTCCCGGCAGCATGCCCAGGCAGCGAACCGCTGCTGGCTGCGCGTCGCCGACACCCTCCTCCGACTCATCAAAGAGCAACTGCATGCCGAGGCACACGCCGAGCACCGGCTGCACCAAGCCGGGCAGCCGATCGACCAGATCCAGCCGCGCCAGTTCGCGCATGGCAGCAGCGGCCGAACCCACACCGGGCAGCAGCACGCGCGGTGCCTGGCGGATGATTTCCCAATCACGACTGACGACCACCTGGGCCTGAGCGCGCTCCAGGGCCGCAACCACCGAGCCGACATTGGCGACCCCCGAGTCAATGACGACGACCGCGCTCACAGCACGCCCTTGGTGCTCGGCAGCGTGTCGCCCTCGCGCCGGAAAGCCTGGCGGAAGGTGCGGGCCACCACTTTGAAGCAGGCCTCGATCTGGTGGTGGGTGTTCTCTCCCTTGACACTGAGATGCAGGTTGGCGCCGAGCGTGTCACAGAGCGAACGGAAGAAGTGCGTGACCATCTCGGTGGGCAGGCCACCGACCTGCTCTCGCCCGAACTGCCCCTCGAACTCGAACCAGGCCCGCCCGGACAGGTCCAGCGCCGCCTCGGCCAGAGTTTCGTCCATGGGCAGCGTGAAGCCGTAGCGACCGATGCCGCGCTTGTCGCCGAGCGCCTGCCGCAGCGCCTGACCGAGCGCCAGCGCGGAATCCTCGACCGTGTGGTGCTCGTCGATATGCAGATCGCCTTGGCACTTCAGCGTCAACCCGAAGCCACCGTGCTTGCCCAGCTGCTCCAGCATGTGATCGAAGAAGCCGAGGCCGGTCGAGATCTGCGGCGCCCGCTCCGAATCCAGATCGACCTCGACCTCGATCCGAGTTTCCTTGGTCACCCGCTCGATCCGGGCCGTGCGCGGTGCGTCCAGCAGCTGGCGCGCGATCTCGGGCCAGGACAACCCACCCGGACCGCAGCGGATGCCGGCCACGCCCAGATTCTTCGCAAACTGCAGATCGGTGTCGCGGTCGCCGATCACCGCGCTGCGCGAGCGATCCCAACCCGGATCGGCCAGATAGTCGAGCATCATGCCGACCTTGGGCTTTCGGGTATCACTGGGCTCGTGCGCAAAGTGGCGATCGACCTTGATGGCCGCAAAGCGAATGCCCTGGGACTCCAGAATGTGCAGCAGCAGATTCTGCGGCGGCCAGAAGGTCTCCTCGGGAAAGCTCGACGTACCCAGACCATCCTGATTGCTGACCATGACCAGCTCATAGCCGGCATCCGCCAGCCGCTTGAGCGGCACGATGACATCGGGCAACAGACGGAACTTCTCGATCGAATCGATCTGCTCGTCGGCAGGCTCTTCGATCAGGGTGCCATCGCGGTCTATGAACAGGATTTTTCGCATGTTTGGGCTCAGCGGATCAGGAAGTCAGCTTGCAGGAAGGGCTTCGGTTTGCCCGATGGGAGTCCCGGTCGTCCCTGTCGGTGCGCATATTCGCGCATCAAACTGTGGGCGATCTCGGAGTTCACTTTTTTGTCCGCAAAAGACGCAAAGGACGCGAAGAGTTCAATGGTTGTCCGGCTGAGCCCGATCTCTGGCGACACCGCCCCCCGAGATCTTGGAATTGCTCTACTTTGCGTCCTTTGCGTCCTTTGCGGAAAATGTCTTGTTTCAGGTACTTGCGGCATGTTTGGTGGGAGCGGGCTCCGCCCGCGATGGCGGTACGGCAGCTGCGAGCATCGCGGCTGAAGCCGCTCCCACAGGGTGTCCGAGGCGGCTCTGGCCATCACGACAAGGCCGCCAGAAAGGCATCGTTCTCGGCCGGGGTACCGATGCTGACACGCAGGCAATTAGCCAGTCCGAGGTAATGACTGACATCGCGGACGATCACACCGGCCTGCTGCAGCCTTTGCCAACTGACGTGCGCCTCATCCACGCGGAAGGCGATGAAATTGGCGTCGCTCGGCCACTGCTGGCGCACGGCTGGATGCGAGGCCAGCGCCGCCTGCACGCGGACGCGCTCGCTGCGCGTCTGCGCCAGATGCGTGGTGCGCGCAGCGCTGGCCTCATCAGAGAATGCCGACAGGGCCGCGGCCAGACAGGGCGTGGGCACTGGATACGGAGCCATGATGCGGCGGATCAGGGCGATGATCTCGGAGGATGCAATCAGCACACCCAGTCTGGCGCCAGCCAGACCGTAGGCCTTGGACAAGGTCCGCAGCACGACCAGATTGGGCAGCTGCGGCATCCTGGTCGTGAGGGATGGGACATCGGCAAACTCGGCATAGGCCTCGTCGACGACCACCAGCGCACGACCCGCCAGATCAGCAGCCAGCGCGGCAATCGCATCGGCGGCGACGCTGCCGCCAGTGGGATTGTTGGGTGTGCAGACGAAGACCAGCTTGACCGGCTCAGCCAAGGCCGTTGCCCGAAGGGCGTCAAAGTCCGGTTTGAAGTCGTTGTCCGCCGTCAGCGGCACGCTCAATACCGCAGCGCCCTGCACGCCCGCGGCCACCGCATACATGCCGAAGGTCGGCGGCGAGATCAGCACCGCATCCTGACCGGCACGACAGAAGGCCCGCACCAGCAGATCGATGGCCTCATCGCTGCCGCGGCCGATGAACAACTGTTCGGTAGTCACGCCATAGCTTTGCGCAAGTTGCTCCAGCAGCGCGCGCGGTTGTGGATCGGGATAGCGATTGAGTGCCCAGGTATCGCCCACAAAGGGCGCATAGGGCGATTCATTGGCATTCAGCATCACGGCCGCGCTGCCCGCTTCCATGCGCGCCGAGCTGTAGGGCTTGAGCGCCAGCAGTTCCGGGCGTGCCAGATCGAGCACGCTCACGGCCGACCCTCGCTGGCAATCGCCCGCAAACGCAGCTGCACGGCCAGCGCATGTGCGGACAGGCCTTCGGCCTGAGCCATGGTGATGGCGGTGGGGCCAATGGCCTTGAGGCCTTCGGCGCTGGCTTCCTGGACCGTCACCAGTTTCTGGAAACTCTGCACCGACAAGCCACTCAGCGTGCGCGCATGGCCGTAAGTCGGCAGTACATGATTGGTGCCACTGGTGTAGTCGCCGAGCGATTCGGGCGTATAGCGGCCCAGGAACACCGAACCGGCGTTGTCCACCGACAGCAGTAGCCGCCGAGGATCGGCGACATTGAGGATCAGGTGCTCGGGCGCGTAGGCATTCGAGACTTCGATAGCCTGCTGCAGATCCTGCACCAGAATGGCCCGACCATGGGCCAGCGAGGCCGTGGCCTGATTCGATCGGGACAGACCTTCCAGCAATTCGCGCAGCGCCTCGTTGACAGTCTCCAGCAGCTCCCGACTGGGCGTGACCAGCAGGGCCTGCGAATCGTGACCATGTTCGGCCTGCGAGAGCAGATCAGCCGCGACAAATTCGGCATCGGCCATGGCATCGGCCACCACCAGCACTTCCGAAGGTCCTGCAGGCATGTCGATGGCCGGGCCGCCCTGTTGCTGCGACACCCGCATCTTGGCCGCCGTGACATAGGCATTGCCGGGACCGAACAGCTTGTCGCATCGGGGCACACTCTCGGTGCCGTAGGCCATGGCCGCGATTGCCTGGGCGCCACCGAGCTTGAAGACCCGGGTCACGCCGCAGGCGTGGGCCGCAAACAGCACCGCCGGATCGGCGCTGCCGTCGCTGCGCGGCGGCGTGCACAGCACGATCTGGCGGCATCCCGCCAGCCGCGCCGGCGTGCACAGCATCAACGCCGTCGACGGCAGCGGAGCGCTGCCGGCCGGCACATACAATCCCACATTGACGATGGGCAGCGGCAGGCGCTCGCACATCACGCCCGGCGCGGTCGACAGCGCCATCGGTTGAGGACGGGTTTCACGATGAAAGCGTTCAATGCGGTGACGCGAATCCTCGATGGCCTGTTTCAGCTCTACGCTGAGTTGGCCGGCGGCGGCGGCGAATTCCTCCGGCGTGACCTCGAAACTGGCCAGTTCGCAACCATCGAAGCGCCGCGTCAATGCCCGCAAGGCGCCATCGCCATCGGCCTTGACCTGTTCCAGCACCCGCTCGACCGCGGCCTGCAGCTCGGCACTGCTGCTGCTCGCCGGACGCGCCAGGACTGCCTCACGCTGCGCGGGCGTGGCGCTGGCCCAATCCAGCATCTGCATCTGGGTAAACTCGCTGATCGCACTCATGCCAGCATCTTCTCCACCGGCAGCACCACCAATTGAGTGGCCCCGGCTCGTTTCAGGTCTTCCATGTGCTGCCAGTTGATGGCCTCGTGGCAGATCGCCTGCACCGACAAGGTGTCTGCGGGCGCTTCCAGTCGCGACACCGACGGCGGATCACCCTTGGGCAGGGCCGCCAGAACCGCACCGAGTTGCGCACGGCCCACCTGCAGCAACACCAGTTTGGTCTCACGCACCCTGATGACACCGTCAATTCTGCGTAACAGCAGCTCACGCAGTTCAGTTCGTTCGTCGGCGTAATCCTGCGGCGCCCCGATCAGCACCGCCTGACTGTCCAGAATGGAGACCACTTCGCGCAGCTGATTGGCAATCAGGGTGGCACCGGAGGACACCAGATCGCAGATCAGATCGGCCGTGCCCAGGCGCGGCGCGATCTCGACCGAACCGTTGAGCACCACGATGTCGGCCTCGACCCCGTTGTGACTCAGGTAGTCGCGCAGCAGATTCGGATAGCTGGTGGCGATGCGCCGCCCTGCCAGGTCCTGCGGACCCTCGTAGCCTTCCTCCTGCGGCACCGCTATCGACAAGCGGCAGCGCCCGAAGCCCAATTCGCGCAGCTCGGCGAAGGGCGCAACGCTGCCCGGTCCACCCTCCAGCACCTGCTCTGCCGAGACATTGCGGCCGACAATGCCGAGTTCGCAAACGCCTTGGGCAATCAGCCCGGGGATATCGTCATCGCGCACCAGCAACAGATCGATGGGCATCGACTCGCCAAAGCAGAACAGCTTGTCCCGGCTCTGACGGAACTTGAGGCCGCAGCGGCCCAGCAGATCCTGCGAGGACTCCGACAGTCGTCCGGATTTCTGTACGGCAATGCGAAGTCGATCTCTGGGTTTGGTCATGGTCTTCATTCTGTCTGGCGGACACCAGGGGCATCCGCGTGAGGCTGAGGCTGCGCAGGAGCCGGATTGGCGCTGCGTTTGGCGGGTATCAGGGCGCTGAGCGAGCGTTCACGAGATGGCACCCCACGTCGCTTGCGTCTCGCGGGTGAAATGGCCAGATCAGTCGGTTTCCGAAGGCGGCCAGCGACCCTTGCGCTGCAGGCGCTTGGCTGCCAGCGCGTAACCCCCCTGCTCTCCCACCAGAAACCGGGCGACACGACCGATGGTGGTGACGCTGACCGCCGTGCGATCATGGATCTCGCGGTAGGCCACTTCGCGCAGCAGATAGGGAACCACACGCCAGCGATCGGTGAGCGCCTCAAGTTCCGCGGGCGTGGTCAGATCGCGCAGAAAGGCGCGCATCTCCTCCACCGTGCGCATCGACATCATCGCCTCGCAGAGAAAATCCAGCGAAGCGGTGTCGGAGGTTTCTGGCTGTACCGCTCGACGTTTCATTCACGTAATAGCGCGTTATTACAATGCGGCGGAGCATAGGGGCGATGCTGCATAGCGTCAAGGGCGGGAGTTTGCACCTCGTTCAGGTCCCGGGTCAGGTCGACACGGATCGCCGACAATCTGCCTCGTGGCGCTGCGGGCCCTCTGCGGCCGCCATGGACGCATGTACGGCGGCCAAGTGATTCCCGAAGCAAGGCTTGATAAGCGCGCCGCACCACCCCAGCATAGCCTGACCATCAAGATGTTCAGTACGCATCGCTCATGACTGACAAGCATATCCGCCTGGTGGAAGTTGGCCCCCGCGACGGTTTGCAGAACGAAGCCCGGCACTTGCCCACGGCCAGCAAGATCGAACTGATCGAGCGACTGGCGGCGGCGGGCCATCGCACGGTCGAGGCCACCAGCTTCGTCAGCCCCAAATGGGTACCGCAGATGGCCGATGCTGCCGACGTCTATGCCGGACTGCAGCAGCGGCCAGGCGTGGCCTATCCGGTGCTGGTTCCGAACCTGCAGGGCTATGAGCGCGCGCGCGCGGTGGGTGTGGCCGAGATAGCGGTGTTTGGCGCCGCCTCCGAAGCCTTCAGTCAGCGCAACATCAATGCCTCCATCGCCGAGTCGCTCGCCCGATTTGCGCCGGTGATCGAGCGTGCCCGCGCTGACCAGGTGCGCGTGCGCGGCTATGTTTCCACGGTGCTTGGCTGTCCCTACCAGGGCGAAGTCCCCTTGTCCGACGTAGTCCGGGTGGCGCGCACGCTGTATCAGATGGGCTGCTACGAGATTTCCCTGGGCGACACGATAGGCGTCGGCACGGCTGGCAAGGCCCGGGCCATGCTGAAGGCAGTGGCCACGGAGGTGCCGATGGTGGCGCTGGCCGTGCACTTCCACGACACTTACGGGCAGGCGCTGGCCAATACCCTGGCCTGTGTCGAGGAAGGCGTGCGCGTGGTCGACGCCTCGGTTGCAGGCCTTGGCGGATGTCCCTATGCCGCCGGCGCCAGCGGCAACGTCGCCAGCGAGGATGTGGTCTACCTGCTGCACGGCCTGGGCATGGAGACCGGTATCGATCTGTCCGCACTGGTGGAGACCGGCCGCTGGATCAGCACCCTGTTGCAACGAAACAATGGCAGCAAGGTGGGCCTGGCGTTCAAGAAGACGGCCTGAAAGATCGAATCCGGCGATGACGAATTCGTTCGCTCCCTGCTAACCTGAAGACTCCGCGGCTACGCAGCCCGCGCCGACCAGAACAGGGCCATGAAGCCAGCGCTTGCGCATCACCCTCAGATCGGTGCTCGTCTGCTTCCAGCGGCTGTCAGCGGCCAGCGGTGAGCACGCAGCCACCCTCGCTGTCGCGGCGGTCAGCGGTCGATCAGACGGCCCGCGAACTGCTGGAGTGGCTGAGCGAGCTGCGCGCCAAGGCCGCCGGCGACGGCCTGGACTCCAACGATCTGGCCGAGATCGCCCGACGCGTGGGCGAATTGCTGAAAATCGGCCGTTCCGCCGTTTCGCGTTATGTCGGACTGTTCGATGCGGCCGCCGATGCCATCACGCTGATCGACCGTAATGGCCATATTGTCGATGCCAACCTGGCAGCGGAAAGGATGTTCGGCTGGAGTCGTCAGGAACTGCGGGAGCGCAGCGTCTACGACCTCAATCCCAGCCTGCCGGCGAACCACATCGAGCGCATC contains these protein-coding regions:
- the hisF gene encoding imidazole glycerol phosphate synthase subunit HisF; its protein translation is MIARRLIPCLDVRDGQVVKGVRFRDHVVMGEILDLAMRYRDDGADELVFYDITASPEGRSVDREWVQRVARSIDIPFCVAGGIRSVADARAVLYAGADKISVNSPALESPELIDALSAEFGAQCIVVGIDSREVDGEWRVNQYTGDPSKMRELARRTLDWVREVQQRGAGEIVLNCMNVDGVRQGYDLPQLKAVRGICQVPLIASGGAGAMSHFAEVFEQADVDGALAASVFHSGEIAIPQLKAELAHAGISIRQA
- the hisA gene encoding 1-(5-phosphoribosyl)-5-[(5-phosphoribosylamino)methylideneamino]imidazole-4-carboxamide isomerase, whose protein sequence is MKIYPAIDLRGGRVVRLQKGDYDREQRYELDPLALARSYAEAGAEWLHVVDLDGARSGDSANLAAIETIANQVPIRVQAGGGVRSEADFIRFVDAGVSRVVVGSFAVRDPQAARALRVRYGADSLTLALDARVDEHQVFRIATAGWRTLESVALDQMLQDFADDGFAHFLVTDIDRDGMLAGPNVALYRHLRALAPQAAILASGGVQGLDDLAELRQVGVAGVVIGKALLDGRFSLTEALA
- the hisH gene encoding imidazole glycerol phosphate synthase subunit HisH, with translation MSAVVVIDSGVANVGSVVAALERAQAQVVVSRDWEIIRQAPRVLLPGVGSAAAAMRELARLDLVDRLPGLVQPVLGVCLGMQLLFDESEEGVGDAQPAAVRCLGMLPGRVDRLPASPGIRIPHMGWNNLLPRRAHPLVAGLDQRDYAYFVHSFAVAEGEHTLMACQHGVEFSAIVARGNFMGAQFHPERSAAVGARLLRNFLSLDVESQYR
- the hisB gene encoding bifunctional histidinol-phosphatase/imidazoleglycerol-phosphate dehydratase HisB; the protein is MRKILFIDRDGTLIEEPADEQIDSIEKFRLLPDVIVPLKRLADAGYELVMVSNQDGLGTSSFPEETFWPPQNLLLHILESQGIRFAAIKVDRHFAHEPSDTRKPKVGMMLDYLADPGWDRSRSAVIGDRDTDLQFAKNLGVAGIRCGPGGLSWPEIARQLLDAPRTARIERVTKETRIEVEVDLDSERAPQISTGLGFFDHMLEQLGKHGGFGLTLKCQGDLHIDEHHTVEDSALALGQALRQALGDKRGIGRYGFTLPMDETLAEAALDLSGRAWFEFEGQFGREQVGGLPTEMVTHFFRSLCDTLGANLHLSVKGENTHHQIEACFKVVARTFRQAFRREGDTLPSTKGVL
- the hisC gene encoding histidinol-phosphate transaminase, translating into MSVLDLARPELLALKPYSSARMEAGSAAVMLNANESPYAPFVGDTWALNRYPDPQPRALLEQLAQSYGVTTEQLFIGRGSDEAIDLLVRAFCRAGQDAVLISPPTFGMYAVAAGVQGAAVLSVPLTADNDFKPDFDALRATALAEPVKLVFVCTPNNPTGGSVAADAIAALAADLAGRALVVVDEAYAEFADVPSLTTRMPQLPNLVVLRTLSKAYGLAGARLGVLIASSEIIALIRRIMAPYPVPTPCLAAALSAFSDEASAARTTHLAQTRSERVRVQAALASHPAVRQQWPSDANFIAFRVDEAHVSWQRLQQAGVIVRDVSHYLGLANCLRVSIGTPAENDAFLAALS
- the hisD gene encoding histidinol dehydrogenase, with protein sequence MQMLDWASATPAQREAVLARPASSSSAELQAAVERVLEQVKADGDGALRALTRRFDGCELASFEVTPEEFAAAAGQLSVELKQAIEDSRHRIERFHRETRPQPMALSTAPGVMCERLPLPIVNVGLYVPAGSAPLPSTALMLCTPARLAGCRQIVLCTPPRSDGSADPAVLFAAHACGVTRVFKLGGAQAIAAMAYGTESVPRCDKLFGPGNAYVTAAKMRVSQQQGGPAIDMPAGPSEVLVVADAMADAEFVAADLLSQAEHGHDSQALLVTPSRELLETVNEALRELLEGLSRSNQATASLAHGRAILVQDLQQAIEVSNAYAPEHLILNVADPRRLLLSVDNAGSVFLGRYTPESLGDYTSGTNHVLPTYGHARTLSGLSVQSFQKLVTVQEASAEGLKAIGPTAITMAQAEGLSAHALAVQLRLRAIASEGRP
- a CDS encoding ATP phosphoribosyltransferase, with protein sequence MKTMTKPRDRLRIAVQKSGRLSESSQDLLGRCGLKFRQSRDKLFCFGESMPIDLLLVRDDDIPGLIAQGVCELGIVGRNVSAEQVLEGGPGSVAPFAELRELGFGRCRLSIAVPQEEGYEGPQDLAGRRIATSYPNLLRDYLSHNGVEADIVVLNGSVEIAPRLGTADLICDLVSSGATLIANQLREVVSILDSQAVLIGAPQDYADERTELRELLLRRIDGVIRVRETKLVLLQVGRAQLGAVLAALPKGDPPSVSRLEAPADTLSVQAICHEAINWQHMEDLKRAGATQLVVLPVEKMLA
- a CDS encoding DNA-binding transcriptional regulator; the encoded protein is MKRRAVQPETSDTASLDFLCEAMMSMRTVEEMRAFLRDLTTPAELEALTDRWRVVPYLLREVAYREIHDRTAVSVTTIGRVARFLVGEQGGYALAAKRLQRKGRWPPSETD
- a CDS encoding hydroxymethylglutaryl-CoA lyase, translating into MTDKHIRLVEVGPRDGLQNEARHLPTASKIELIERLAAAGHRTVEATSFVSPKWVPQMADAADVYAGLQQRPGVAYPVLVPNLQGYERARAVGVAEIAVFGAASEAFSQRNINASIAESLARFAPVIERARADQVRVRGYVSTVLGCPYQGEVPLSDVVRVARTLYQMGCYEISLGDTIGVGTAGKARAMLKAVATEVPMVALAVHFHDTYGQALANTLACVEEGVRVVDASVAGLGGCPYAAGASGNVASEDVVYLLHGLGMETGIDLSALVETGRWISTLLQRNNGSKVGLAFKKTA